The sequence GCAACAGGATAATGATCCTGACTTTCGTGAGATGCATAATGATTATGACCAGTTTGAAAGTGGCCACGTTGGGAATGATCCTGTAGTTCTTGGAGATAGCACGCCCAAAGCGCCTTCTAGTATGTAAATCACagatttgattgatttttttttgttgttgttttttgaAAATAGTACTCTTGCTTATACTTTTATATGTTTAGTATCTGGTTTTGGTGGGGTTGGTCAAAATGGAGGTGCCACTGGTGTCAATGTGAAGAGCGTCACAACAAGTGATGATGTAGTTAATGATGATTTTGGCTTAGATTCTAACTTTAATTTGTCTGCATCTGCAATTGATCAAATCACCGCCATTACACAACAAGCAACATATAAGCAGTCATCTCATGATGTTAAAAAGTCGGGTCCTGCTCCGCTGCCATCAGGAATCCCTGTACAGACACGAGCAGATATTGTTATTGAGTCTAATACTGCTCCACAGGGTACGATGTCGATGTTACTAATTCTGTAGTTAGTATGTAAATGATAGGTTCTTGatagttttttaatttttatttaagtaGTGATGCTGATAATGCTTTTATGTGTTCAGCATGTCGGGTTGATGGTGTTGGTCAAGTGGATGTTGGTGGTAGTAATGTGAATTTGCCTTCTGGTAATGTCTTCAATATataacttttcattctttttttctaaattttttaactttgtatatttatttattcACTGGCATTTTTTAATTTAAGCTCCATGTCGACACGGGGGTGATCTTCACttggattctgattttgaatataCTGATTCTCAACTTGATCTAATTGCTGCCATTACACAAGGAGGGAGACGTAATGTAAATCAATCTGGAAATGAACTGACAACTCATGTTGTAAATAAGTCTAAACCTGATCAGTCGGTATCAAGAAGTATTGTCCAGATACAAACAGACGTTGAAACTACTCCTGCAGTTTTAGCACGGAGAAGGCGCCCCGCAACTGTAAAATAGTCGCCGTATAGGAATGACTGGCAATCTGGTGTTAGTGCTGTTGGGGGATCCTCGAAGGTTATCAAAGGAAGATTTCCATTTGTAAATGACATTTCAGAGGCTTATGCTGTGTTGATCCCATGGCACCAGGTTGATCATGTCACCAGGTTGATCATGTCAATTTTCCAATTAATTTGGCAGAAATCTGGCATTGGATATTGGGGTGTGTGTCATTCCACAAGAAATGTTTTTACGTATATGACTCGCTACATAGTCGAAAGCACAAAAAAGCTATTCAAAAAGTGGCAGAGGCTTGTGTTGATCCCCCTATTTCTAGTTAGTATTGAATTTTATAACCAAAGAAGTGACATTGTAGTAGAAAATGGTCTGCACATGGGAAAGAAGTTGACTGATCCTTTTGAGATTGAACTGATTACAAATCTGCCAACACAGCAAAATTCGTAAGAAtaattactttttttttactttgttttccTCATTCATATTAACATTTTCACTTCTAATTGATTTGTATAGTCTATTCATTTGTTTTATTTCAGAGATTGTGGAGTATATGTTGCTTGCTTTGCTGAGTATATTATTGAAGATCTTCCAATCCCTGTTGCCAATTTTGATGTGGATGGTCTTCGAGCTAGGTTTGGTATACTGTTGTGGCACTATGGGAGGAACAAGCAGTTGCATGGCGAATCAAGTGAATCTGAGGCTCCAGTAGCACCTAAAAAGACTCGTGGAAAGAAACGCAAGAAGTAGTATAGGTCTCTTTTTGGTTTTAGTTAATCGTATCATGAAAACTTTGCAGGATTTTAATAGTTTTTGGTGAAGAATGGTATTATTAGTAGTAAATGACCTTCTGCTGATTCAAGACTGTAGGAAACTTGTGCCTTTATAAAATATTTCCCGCTGCTAATGTTTCTTTTGTCATATTTAATTATTCTGGTTCAGAATATGTGGTATAGATTTCTTCAAGTACATGGGGGTTATCAGTTTAGTTATGTCTCTTGATGCTGAAAATTTGCTGATTTTGTTTCTGATTTCAGCTTGTTTTATTAGGCTTTTCTTAGGCTTCTTCCATAAAGTTGTTGGTTTATTAGGATGCCGAGGTCCATTCCTTTGCCAGAGGGTAAGGTTTAATGGATTTTGCAAGTGAAAATTAGGGGCAGATGAAGCGAACACTTCCAACAACATACAAAGTAGTTGTGACAGAAGTTAAATGATCTGCTTTCGAATGTGATGATGGTCTAAGCTTTAATGTCCATCTGTAGTTTTAGCATAGATGGTGTATTAGTGTTGTAGAACTATATACCAATCAGGTATACTGATATACCATTTGGGTATCACGTTGTATTTGACTCACCTTTCTTCCTTTAGCAACTAGATGTAAGTACTGACATGAGTTCCAAAGCGTGCGCATTTTGGGTATCACGTTGTATTTGGTGCACCATTTGTATTTCTGCGCATATTTTGTTTTAGCCATATTAGTGCAATACCACTATATACTAGCGAGGTATATAAATATAACATTCGGGTATCACCTTGTATTAATGTACCTAATGATGTACAATAACTGCATGTAAATGGCTTCCAATTTGTTATACTTCAATACAGACATGAGCTGCAAAGCGTGCCCATTTTGTTAACAAAGTATGTACAAATGTTGCATTTGCAGCACCACTTCtatttctgcacatattttgataCTAATAAGATATACAGATATACCAATAAGGTATACAGATATACCACTTgggtatcacatatatattttagCATCTTTTTCCTGCAGCAACTAGATGTAAATGCATCCCACTTTTATAtactaaaatagaaaataaatagatTCTTATTGAAAATACAAGTAGCCATATAAATTTGTTGCCAAAAAGTAATTTCTCAAAGAATCATCATACCAAATATATGTCTAGTGCAAGAAatgcattttatttttttgcaattCAAATGCTATGATTCTACGATATATGAGTTCTATAAAAACATTGAAGCATTATATCAATCTCTCTTTGGAATATTTCGGCATGTTCTCTGGTTGTGTCCTTTTCTCCCGCATAGTGCACATGTAACTGTATTTCCTTCCCAGCCTCCTATGCCTCTCTTCTTTTTAGGTCTTCCtggtttgatttttccttttggtgGCAGTACCACCTGCGAAGAGACATCTTCTGGAATTTGCCACGTTGTTTCATTAGGCAATGGATTTACTGGTATCTCATATGTTTTCAGCAAGTAGTCTATGTAGTAGTAATCCGAGCAATACTTGTATGAATCCATATGGAATTTTTGTATAACTGCCATTGCATGTGGACATGGAATATCGTCTAGCTGAAATCTCCCACAAGTGTAGTTTCTTTCATGTAGGCGCACCACATTTCTTGTTTGGCCATCAATTACTAAATGTAAGAATTCAGTTGATGGCAACACCtagtataattttaattaagaaaagtcATTAGCTATATGAAGTAATAGTATTTCTTAAATAACAATATTCAGTTGTTTAGTGAAATCATTAaggtaaaaaagtaaaaatacaatACATGCagtgtttttatgatttttaaaatgGATACCGTCATCGTCTGTGATAAGATAGTATTATCTGCCAATATTTTTTCATACTTTGCACCAATCTTCATAAATGATTCCACTGCATCCTTCCGATTGGTGTAATTCCATTTTTGAATCAATGTTGTAATAAAGTCAAGCAAATTCACAACTGGGAGGTCTCTTGCGTGCTTGTTTGCTGCATTTACTGATTCCGCAATATTCGATGTCATGGTCATGGTTCTATTTGCCTTGGAATGCGCCCGGGACCATTTATCATATCCAATATCTATCAGGTATGTTTTCACTCTACTATCAATAGCTTCTAACTCTGCCATATGCCTGTTGAATTCTTCAACAGTGTATGCTCTTGCTAATGCAAAATATActtctttgatttgtttttggATCTTCCTGAAGTTTGTCTTTATGTTGTTCCATAGATGGAACATACATGCACAATGAGGGACTTCTGGATAGACAATTGAAGTTGCTTTCCATATAGCATCATGCCTGTCTGATACAATGCACATTCCCTCTCTTTGTCCATAGGTTTCTCTGAACTGCACGAAGAACCATTCCCACGATGCATCATTTTCCGAATCAACAATTGCATATGCAAGGGGTAGAATTTGTCCTGTAAACCCAAAGAACAAAATATCAATTACAACACACTATATTAATTTAGCATTtcatatagtagtatagtcataggtAGGTGCAGGTGTGTAGCAAAACAactatatactctgttggtatacttaTATACCATACtggtatcatataatatttgcaaatattttttttctttaactgaatgtaattggattgtacacaaaatattaatttagtATTTCATATAGTAGTATAATCATAGGTACGTGCAGTGTGTAGCAAAACAactatatactctgttggtatacttgtataccatactggtatcatataatatttgaaaatattttttgtttctttaactaaatgtaattggattgtacaaaaaatattaatttaacatttaatatagtagtatagtcataggtAGGTACGCGTAGGTGTGTAGCAAAACAactatatactctgttggtatacttgtataccatattggtatcatataatattgaaaatattttttgtttctttaattgaatgtaattggattgtacacaaaatattaatttagcATTTCATATAGTAGTATAGTTATAGGTACGCGCAGGTGTGTAGCAAAACAactatatactctgttggtatacttgtataccatactggtatcatataatatttgaaaatattttttgtttctttaactgAATGTAATTGGATTGTATTCTTACCCTCTGTGTCTTGCGTGGAAGCCGTAAGTTTGGTCCCTCTATATGTTGACTTTAAAAAACTTCCATCAACTACAAATGTTGGCCTACAATAGACCCATCCTCTAATCGATGCATATATAGCTATGAATGCATACAAGAAGCTCCCATCTCCTTCAGTGTGTAGTCGTGTCACTGATCCTGGGTTAGCGTACTCTAACATATAAAGATATGTTGGCATTTTCTTGTATGATTCACTTGGTGATCGTCTCAATAATTGCATTGCTTtttcttttgatctccatgcttGCATGTAGCTTAAGTCCATACCATATACTTTTTGGATGTCTCTCTGGATATCTGTTGGTGTATATATGATTTTCGGGTCAACAAGTTTATCTTGTACCACAGCTGCAACAAAAGCTGAGATAGCTTGCTTTTGTGAACAAAATCTCTTATCAGTTAAACAACTGTGGACAGAATTGAAATCCGTCACTTTGAAAAGATTTGATGCTCGCAGGCTTGATGCTTTAAGCCTCCAAATGCATCTTTCATCCACGCATTCAAGCATATACATGTTTATAATACAAATACAGTTATGTATAatgttttattgataaaaaacacacacaaaaatcCGTACAATTATATACTCACATggtatactctgttggtatacttaTATACTGTATCAGTATCATATTTTGCTGATAAAAAATATAGACAAAGCAGCACAATTCTATACTCACATAGTATACTGATTTAGCATacatatatactatattggtattatGTTTTACTGATAATAACAAAGACAAACCAATACAGTTATATACTCGCATAGTATACTGATATAGCATACTTATATACTATACCAGTATCACTTATAAAAAACACAGACAAACCAATACAATTCCATACTCGCATAGTATACTGATTTAGCgtacttatatactatatatgtaTCACATAGTTTTTTACTTGAAAACATGCAGATGGACCTTCTTGGGCATGATTTATGAACCCGATATTGACATTTTTCTCTAACGGCATACTGTTTCATAACGAGAGCCAGCAGGTTCTTGTCTTCATAAatttgtcctttttcaacaatttgatgaAATTGATCAGTTATGTGTTTGCATCATCAAGTTCTAAAATGGCGTCATCTCTTTCTTGCACATCAAACGTAGTAATCATATCAGTGCTTTCAAATTGTGCAATT is a genomic window of Nicotiana tabacum cultivar K326 chromosome 16, ASM71507v2, whole genome shotgun sequence containing:
- the LOC107796086 gene encoding uncharacterized protein LOC107796086, which produces MYMLECVDERCIWRLKASSLRASNLFKVTDFNSVHSCLTDKRFCSQKQAISAFVAAVVQDKLVDPKIIYTPTDIQRDIQKVYGMDLSYMQAWRSKEKAMQLLRRSPSESYKKMPTYLYMLEYANPGSVTRLHTEGDGSFLYAFIAIYASIRGWVYCRPTFVVDGSFLKSTYRGTKLTASTQDTEGQILPLAYAIVDSENDASWEWFFVQFRETYGQREGMCIVSDRHDAIWKATSIVYPEVPHCACMFHLWNNIKTNFRKIQKQIKEVYFALARAYTVEEFNRHMAELEAIDSRVKTYLIDIGYDKWSRAHSKANRTMTMTSNIAESVNAANKHARDLPVVNLLDFITTLIQKWNYTNRKDAVESFMKIGAKYEKILADNTILSQTMTVLPSTEFLHLVIDGQTRNVVRLHERNYTCGRFQLDDIPCPHAMAVIQKFHMDSYKYCSDYYYIDYLLKTYEIPVNPLPNETTWQIPEDVSSQLMSVLKYNKLEAIYMQLLYIIRWTLKLRPSSHSKADHLTSVTTTLYVVGSVRFICP